From Patescibacteria group bacterium, a single genomic window includes:
- the secY gene encoding preprotein translocase subunit SecY, translated as MSAFSKVLQLWKVKDIRNKILYVLGLLLVFRIAAHVPVPGVDVENLKNFFNSNQVLGLLNMFSGGALENFSVVMLGLGPYITASIIFQLLVMIVPRLQEMQKDGEAGRAKINQYQRLLAVPLAALQAYSTITILQRTGGSAAGATAQGIIGNLTSFQWASAIIMITAGSMLLMWLGELITEKGIGNGISVLIFAGIIAALPRSIQQTFAVFDPSQIFTYLAFIIIGIITITGVVIITEGQRNIPVSYARRIRGNKVYGGVNTHLPLRVNQAGVIPIIFAISIVLIPPIIAQYFIGSDTAWIANFAQWVVNIFNNQLFYGITYFTFVVAFTYFYTAVIFHPDQISENLQKQGGFVPGIRPGRPTTEYLGYVSNRILLTGALFLGAIAVLPFVVQAATGIQSLVLGGTSLLIVVSVVLETVKQIESKLVMRDYEGF; from the coding sequence ATGTCCGCATTTTCAAAAGTGCTCCAATTATGGAAGGTAAAAGACATTCGGAATAAAATCCTATATGTTTTAGGCCTTCTTTTAGTTTTCAGGATTGCTGCACATGTACCGGTACCAGGAGTGGATGTAGAGAATCTGAAAAACTTTTTTAACTCCAATCAGGTGTTGGGACTATTGAACATGTTTTCCGGCGGAGCGCTGGAGAATTTTTCTGTAGTAATGCTTGGGCTAGGGCCTTATATCACTGCCTCAATTATTTTCCAATTGCTGGTAATGATCGTCCCTCGTCTGCAGGAAATGCAGAAAGACGGAGAAGCTGGAAGGGCAAAAATAAACCAGTATCAAAGGTTGCTTGCCGTGCCACTCGCTGCTTTACAGGCTTACAGCACGATTACGATACTACAGAGAACAGGCGGATCAGCGGCTGGCGCTACGGCACAGGGTATAATCGGTAATTTAACCTCATTCCAATGGGCTTCAGCGATTATTATGATTACCGCTGGCAGTATGCTGTTAATGTGGCTGGGAGAATTAATCACTGAAAAGGGGATTGGAAACGGAATTTCCGTATTGATTTTTGCCGGTATTATTGCCGCTTTGCCGAGGTCAATTCAACAGACTTTTGCCGTGTTTGACCCGAGTCAGATATTTACATATTTAGCATTTATAATCATTGGTATAATAACTATAACCGGTGTAGTTATCATTACCGAGGGGCAGAGAAACATCCCGGTATCATACGCTAGGCGAATCAGGGGTAATAAAGTATATGGTGGAGTTAATACTCATCTGCCGTTGCGTGTAAATCAGGCCGGGGTTATTCCGATCATTTTTGCAATTTCCATTGTATTAATTCCGCCAATAATCGCGCAGTATTTTATCGGGTCTGATACCGCGTGGATTGCGAATTTTGCGCAGTGGGTTGTAAATATATTTAACAATCAGCTTTTCTACGGGATTACCTATTTTACATTTGTAGTGGCATTTACTTATTTTTATACTGCGGTAATTTTCCATCCGGATCAAATATCGGAAAATCTGCAGAAGCAGGGCGGCTTTGTTCCAGGTATTCGTCCAGGAAGACCGACGACCGAATACTTAGGGTATGTTTCAAATCGAATACTCTTGACCGGTGCATTATTTCTCGGCGCGATCGCAGTCTTACCGTTTGTTGTCCAGGCTGCAACCGGCATACAGTCATTAGTGCTTGGCGGAACCAGTCTCTTAATCGTTGTGAGTGTTGTTCTGGAGACTGTTAAACAGATAGAATCGAAACTCGTAATGCGTGATTATGAAGGATTTTAA
- a CDS encoding nucleoside monophosphate kinase: MILSNNTIKRIVVFGPQGSGKGTQAEIIAEGLRLPWISTGNIYRQHIQRRTDLGKIVEQFIKEGKLVPDDITNKLVAERLMELDARSGFVFDGYPRNIVQAEFLNEIVSIDVALEITISDAEAVRRISGRWICACGMTYHVEYNPPKKEGICDKCGKQLIHREDDTERVIKERLAIYHHDTEPVLNMYLNQGVLIRINGEQRIKDVADEIVSKLNNSEFTKQ; the protein is encoded by the coding sequence ATGATACTGTCGAATAATACAATAAAAAGAATCGTCGTATTTGGACCTCAGGGTTCAGGCAAAGGCACGCAGGCTGAAATAATCGCCGAGGGTCTTCGCTTACCATGGATTTCCACCGGCAATATTTATCGCCAGCATATTCAGAGAAGAACAGACTTGGGTAAAATAGTAGAGCAATTTATTAAGGAAGGAAAGCTGGTGCCGGATGATATTACCAATAAACTGGTGGCAGAACGCCTGATGGAGCTTGATGCTCGATCTGGATTTGTTTTTGACGGTTATCCCCGTAATATCGTGCAGGCAGAATTTCTAAATGAGATTGTTAGTATTGATGTTGCGTTGGAAATTACTATATCTGATGCGGAAGCGGTCAGAAGAATAAGCGGGCGCTGGATTTGCGCATGCGGAATGACCTATCATGTAGAATACAATCCGCCAAAAAAAGAAGGAATCTGTGATAAATGCGGAAAACAGCTGATTCACCGTGAAGATGATACTGAGCGGGTAATAAAAGAAAGGCTAGCAATATATCATCATGATACGGAGCCGGTGCTGAATATGTATCTGAATCAAGGAGTGCTGATCAGGATTAACGGTGAACAACGAATTAAGGATGTAGCAGATGAAATAGTATCTAAATTAAATAACAGCGAATTTACAAAACAATGA